Genomic segment of Candidatus Methylomirabilota bacterium:
TCGAGCCCGATGACCTGGCTCGGGTCCTCCTTGCGGTAGCCCTCGAGCGCGAGCACCCCGCTCGCCTTGTCGTAGCGCCCGCGGACGTACTCGATCCCCTTCGCCCCGAGCTTCTTCAACTCGCTCTCGCGCGGCGAGGCCGCGAGCATCCAGGTGATCGCGGCCTCGGCCGTGCCGTCCGGCTTGATCTCGAGATCGACCTCGGCGAGATAGAGGAAGCCGGTCGGGCTCGTCCACTGTCCCGACCACTTGCTCGGCCCGCTCTGGGCCGGCGACGGGAGCGGGGCGAGGACGACGAGCAGCGCGACGAGCGACGGGAGGAGCGCGCGCGGTCGGCTCATGGCGGTCTCTCCGTGTGAAGCGCCTAGCGCTGGCGCGGGACGCTCCGGTGGTACTGACGCTGGCAGTGGGGGCAGCGCAGCCAGCCGCGGAGCGCGCGGCGCACGATGCGCTGGCAGTGCGGGCAGCGCTGGAACACGCGGCGGAGGTAGGCGACGGCGAGGATGACGGCGACGAGCGCGGCGATCGCCCACGGGGACTTGAGCAGTTCCACGGCCGTCTATGTCACCGCCTGTCGTTCTCGTGCATGCCCGGCGATGGTATCACGGCATAATGGGGCGGCCCGTCATGCTCACGACGCCCGAGACCGACCGTCACAGCCACAACCCGCTCATGCGTTACTTCAAGCTCCTCGGACCCGGGCTCGTCACGGGCGCGTCCGACGACGATCCGAGCGGGATCACGACGTACTCGGTCGCGGGCGCCTCGCTCGGCTACGGGATGCTCTGGACCGCGGTGGCGACCTTCCCGCTGATGGCGGGCGTCCAGCTCATCTGCGCGCGGATCGGCCTCGTCACGGGGCGGGGCCTGGCGGGCGCGGTGCGCCGCCACTACCCGCGCCCCTTCCTCTACGCGGCCTGCCTGCTGCTCCTCGTCGCGAACGTCTTCAACATCGCCGCCGACCTCGCCGGCATGGCCGACGCGGCGCAGATGCTGACCGGGGTCCGGGCGTTCGCGTGGGTGCCGATCTTCGGCGTGTCGATTCTGATCATCACGGTGTACGCGAGCTATGCGGCCTTCGCGCAGGGCCTCAAGTGGCTCACCGCCGTGCTCTTCGCCTACGTCTCCGCGGCGCTCCTCGCGCGGCCCGACTGGTCGGAGGCGCTCGTCGCGACGCTCGTGCCGTCGCTCCGCTGGGACGCCGTGTCCGTCGCGACGCTCGTGGGGGTCCTCGGCACGACGATCTCGCCCTACCTCTTCTTCTGGCAGGCGTCGCAGGAGGTCGAGGAGGAGAAGGCGCGGGGCCGGCGGACCTCCGCCCAGCGCCGGGGCGCGACGTCCCACGAGCTCGCCGACGCGCGGCTCGACGTCAACACCGGGATGCTCTTCTCGAACGTCGTCATGTACTTCATCATCCTGGCGACCGCGGCGACCCTCAACCGCGAGGGGATCACCGAGATCGAGACCGCACGCGAGGCGGCCGAGGCGCTGCGGCCGCTCGCGGGCGACGCCGCGTACGTGCTCTTCGCGCTCGGGCTGATCGGCACGGGGCTGCTCGCGGTGCCGATCCTGGCGGGCTCGGCCTCGTTCGCGATCGCCGAGGTCTTCGGCTGGCGCTCGGGCCTCGACCTCTCGCCCCGGCGCGGCCGGCGCTTCTACCTGGTCTTCGCGGGCGCCATCCTGTGCGGAATGCTCCTCGACCTCGGCCGGACCGACCCGATCCGCATGCTCTTCCTCTCCGCGGTCCTGAACGGCCTCCTCGCGCCGCCGCTCCTCCTGCTCATCATGCTCGTCAGCAACAACCGAAACATCATGGGTGAGCACACCAACGGACTCTGGCTCAACATCTTCGGCTGGGCGGCGACGGCCGCGATGACGGCGGCCGCGGTCGCCTTCTTCCTGACCTCTCTGTGACCGACCGCGCCGCGCGGATTGCGATCGGCCTCGTGTCGGCGGGGGTCGTCGCGGTCGTCGCGTATCTGCTCCTGGGCCACCGGCCCGACGCGGGCGGAGCCC
This window contains:
- a CDS encoding Nramp family divalent metal transporter; the protein is MGRPVMLTTPETDRHSHNPLMRYFKLLGPGLVTGASDDDPSGITTYSVAGASLGYGMLWTAVATFPLMAGVQLICARIGLVTGRGLAGAVRRHYPRPFLYAACLLLLVANVFNIAADLAGMADAAQMLTGVRAFAWVPIFGVSILIITVYASYAAFAQGLKWLTAVLFAYVSAALLARPDWSEALVATLVPSLRWDAVSVATLVGVLGTTISPYLFFWQASQEVEEEKARGRRTSAQRRGATSHELADARLDVNTGMLFSNVVMYFIILATAATLNREGITEIETAREAAEALRPLAGDAAYVLFALGLIGTGLLAVPILAGSASFAIAEVFGWRSGLDLSPRRGRRFYLVFAGAILCGMLLDLGRTDPIRMLFLSAVLNGLLAPPLLLLIMLVSNNRNIMGEHTNGLWLNIFGWAATAAMTAAAVAFFLTSL